Proteins encoded by one window of Cyanobium sp. NS01:
- a CDS encoding DUF938 domain-containing protein, with protein sequence MLYSPACDRNAAPILAVLRQWLPAGGAVLEVGSGSGQHGVAFTRQLAQLIWQPSERSEGVGPLQERIDAEGAEHAAPGSRLLPAMALDVLEAHAWPAGPYNAVFSANTAHIMGEPAVAAFFNGSAGVLAPGGLLLLYGPFCDNGVHTAESNAAFDAHLRSIDPAMGVRDSRDLIQLAKGKGLEPVADLPLPANNRVLIWRRQP encoded by the coding sequence ATGCTGTACTCCCCTGCCTGCGACCGCAACGCGGCTCCGATCCTGGCGGTGCTGCGCCAGTGGCTGCCCGCGGGGGGCGCGGTGCTGGAGGTGGGCTCCGGCAGCGGCCAGCACGGGGTGGCCTTCACCAGGCAGTTGGCGCAGCTGATCTGGCAGCCGAGTGAACGTTCCGAAGGGGTTGGCCCCCTGCAGGAGCGCATCGACGCAGAGGGGGCTGAGCACGCCGCCCCAGGGTCGCGGCTGCTGCCGGCGATGGCGCTCGATGTGCTGGAGGCACACGCCTGGCCGGCAGGGCCCTACAACGCCGTGTTCAGTGCCAACACCGCCCACATCATGGGCGAGCCCGCCGTGGCGGCCTTTTTCAACGGCAGCGCCGGGGTGCTGGCTCCCGGGGGCCTGCTGCTGCTCTATGGACCCTTCTGCGACAACGGCGTGCACACGGCGGAGAGCAACGCTGCCTTTGATGCCCACCTGCGCAGCATCGACCCAGCCATGGGCGTGCGCGACAGCCGCGATCTGATTCAGCTGGCCAAGGGAAAGGGGCTGGAGCCGGTGGCGGATCTGCCCTTACCCGCCAACAACCGCGTGCTGATCTGGCGCCGGCAGCCCTGA
- the trpA gene encoding tryptophan synthase subunit alpha, with protein MSVAPTPIQQRFDQLEQQGRCALMPFLMAGDPDLATTRAALLALEAAGADLVELGIPYSDPLADGPVIQAAASRALAAGTTPARVLEMLASLRGELRLPVVLFTYSNPLLNRGMEAFCQAAAASGAAGLVVPDLPLEEAEKLSGIAAAAGLDLVLLVAPTTPAQRMARIHQASRGFTYLVSVTGVTGVRAGLEARVGPLVSQLKAQADTPVAVGFGISGVEQVRQVRDWGANGAIVGSALVRVMAEAHTQQADVAAAAGRFCAELRAGLDP; from the coding sequence CCGTCGCCCCAACTCCGATTCAGCAGCGCTTCGATCAGCTGGAGCAGCAGGGTCGCTGTGCCCTGATGCCGTTTCTGATGGCCGGGGATCCGGATCTGGCCACCACCCGGGCCGCCCTGCTGGCCCTCGAGGCGGCCGGCGCCGACCTGGTGGAGCTGGGCATTCCCTACAGCGATCCCCTCGCCGACGGCCCCGTGATTCAGGCGGCGGCCAGCCGGGCCCTGGCGGCCGGCACCACCCCCGCCAGGGTGCTGGAGATGCTGGCCAGCCTGCGCGGCGAGCTCAGGCTGCCGGTGGTGCTGTTCACCTACAGCAATCCACTGCTCAACCGGGGCATGGAGGCCTTCTGCCAGGCCGCCGCGGCCAGCGGTGCCGCCGGCCTGGTGGTGCCGGACCTGCCCCTGGAGGAGGCCGAGAAACTCTCCGGCATCGCCGCCGCCGCCGGGCTCGATCTGGTGCTGCTGGTGGCCCCCACCACCCCGGCCCAACGCATGGCCCGCATTCACCAGGCCAGCCGCGGCTTCACCTATCTGGTCAGTGTCACCGGGGTCACGGGCGTGCGCGCAGGGCTCGAGGCCCGGGTGGGCCCCCTGGTGAGCCAGCTCAAGGCGCAGGCAGACACCCCGGTGGCCGTGGGCTTCGGCATCTCCGGGGTGGAGCAGGTGCGCCAGGTGCGCGACTGGGGAGCCAATGGCGCCATCGTGGGCAGTGCCCTGGTGCGGGTGATGGCTGAGGCCCACACCCAGCAGGCCGATGTGGCCGCGGCCGCTGGCCGCTTCTGCGCCGAGCTGCGGGCCGGACTGGACCCCTGA